The following are encoded together in the Vigna unguiculata cultivar IT97K-499-35 chromosome 2, ASM411807v1, whole genome shotgun sequence genome:
- the LOC114174313 gene encoding L-lactate dehydrogenase B-like, producing MAMHKSSSGSALGPGGLDLTQAFFKSVMNAAPSSPTKRHTKISIVGAGNVGMAIAQTILTQDLTDELVLVDAIPDKLRGEMLDLQHAAAFLPRTRIQASTDYSVTAGSDLCIVTAGARQIHGESRLNLLQRNVTLFHKIIPPLVRYSPDTILLIVSNPVDVLTYVAWKLSGFPSNRVIGSGTNLDSSRFRFLIADHLDVNAQDVQAFIVGEHGDSSVALWSSISVGGVPVLSFLEKQEITYEKEMLENIHKEVTESAYEVISLKGYTSWAIGYSVANLARSILRDQRRVHPVSVLAKGFYDIDGEVFLSLPAQLGRGGVLGVTNVHLTEEEKHRLMNSATTILQVQNQLTI from the exons ATGGCAATGCACAAGAGCAGTTCCGGTTCAGCATTGGGTCCAGGAGGCTTAGACCTAACTCAAGCCTTCTTTAAGTCCGTCATGAACGCTGCACcttcttctcccacaaagcgcCACACCAAAATCTCCATTGTTGGTGCCGGCAACGTCGGAATGGCCATAGCCCAAACCATCCTCACTCAGGATCTCACCGACGAGCTTGTCCTCGTCGATGCCATTCCTGATAAACTCCGCGGCGAGATGCTCGACCTCCAGCACGCCGCCGCCTTCCTCCCCCGCACCAGAATCCAGGCCTCCACCGACTACTCCGTCACTGCGGGCTCCGACCTCTGCATTGTCACCGCCGGTGCCCGCCAAATCCACGGCGAGTCCAGGCTGAACCTCCTACAAAGGAACGTCACCCTCTTTCACAAAATCATACCCCCTTTGGTTCGTTACTCCCCCGACACCATTCTCCTTATCGTTTCCAATCCCGTGGACGTGCTCACTTACGTGGCATGGAAACTCTCCGGTTTCCCTTCAAACCGTGTCATCGGTTCCGGCACTAACCTGGACTCCTCACGCTTCCGTTTCCTCATCGCCGATCATCTTGATGTTAACGCTCAAGACGTCCAG GCTTTTATAGTGGGAGAACACGGTGACAGCTCAGTGGCTTTGTGGTCTAGCATTAGTGTTGGGGGTGTTCCGGTGCTGAGCTTTTTGGAGAAACAGGAAATTACGTACGAGAAGGAAATGTTGGAAAACATACACAAAGAAGTTACAGAGAGTGCTTACGAGGTTATAAGTCTGAAAGGGTACACTTCTTGGGCGATAGGATACTCTGTGGCGAACTTGGCACGAAGCATTCTTAGGGACCAAAGGAGGGTCCACCCTGTGTCGGTTCTTGCAAAGGGTTTTTACGATATCGATGGTGAAGTGTTTCTTAGCTTGCCTGCACAACTTGGGAGAGGAGGGGTATTGGGTGTCACCAATGTGCATTTGACTGAAGAAGAGAAACACAGACTTATGAACTCAGCCACCACAATCCTCCAAGTTCAGAATCAGTTGACTATTTGA